From the genome of Salmonella enterica subsp. houtenae serovar Houten:
GCATCAGTTCCGCTAAAAACTGTTGTAGTAGCCACTGACTGCCATTATTGCTCAGCGCTTTCATATTTTGCAGGGCGGGGAGCAGCGCGCCCGGGCAGACGAGGTAGCCAAGACGTACCCCAGGCCCCAACGTTTTAGAAAAGGTGCCGGTATAAATGACCCGATCGTGATAATCCATCGCTTTCAGCGCAGGCAAGGGATTATCGCTGTATGTGAAGACCGCATCATAATCGTCTTCAATAATGTAAGCGCCGACGCGTAGCGCCCAGCTTAACAAGGCTTCTCGCCGCGCCAGCGAAAGCGTATAGCCCAGCGGATACTGATGCGCTGGCGTCACGTAACAAAGTTGGGTGTTACATTCAGGCAATTTATCGGTACAAATGCCTTGTCGATCGACTGCGACAGGCGTAACGGCGGCGCCGTAATAATTAAAAAGATGCCAGGCACCGGAATAACAAGGTGATTCCGTCACAATATGACATGTTTCTTGCCGCTGTTGCGCCTGGTGTAGAATAAATATTTGGCTGAGAAGGGAGAGCCCTTCCTGAATACCATTGGTAATAATGATATTGTCCGGCGTGGTATTAATACCTCTGGATAAATTAAGATAGCGAACCACTTGTTCACGGAGTGAAAATAATCCACTTGGTGAATGATACCGGGTCATTAATTGTTCTTTTTGCAGTGCCGGCACATTATTCCACTTGCGCCAGCTCGACCAGGGAAACGCGTTAGGATCGGGAATGCCTATACGGCAATAGATCTCCCGCCCCTGCTCGCTATACACGTCGCAGGCTACGCCTGGCGGCCCTGGGGTAGGCGGAGGGGAGCCCGTCACAGAAAGCATAGCAGGCTGAATGTTGCGTAACGGGGCGGTAAAGATAACTTCATAGCCAATTCCTCGTCGGCTTTTGATATACCCTGCCGCCGTTAGTTTTTCATAAGCCATCACCACCGTTATTTTTGCCACGTTTAACCGCAGTGCCAGTTCGCGAATGGAGGGAAGTTTATCGCCGCACAGTAAATCGCCGTGCTGAATGGCCTGAAAATAATATTGA
Proteins encoded in this window:
- the gabR gene encoding GntR family transcriptional regulator, with product MLSLSLNRESTTPLQLQIFQYYFQAIQHGDLLCGDKLPSIRELALRLNVAKITVVMAYEKLTAAGYIKSRRGIGYEVIFTAPLRNIQPAMLSVTGSPPPTPGPPGVACDVYSEQGREIYCRIGIPDPNAFPWSSWRKWNNVPALQKEQLMTRYHSPSGLFSLREQVVRYLNLSRGINTTPDNIIITNGIQEGLSLLSQIFILHQAQQRQETCHIVTESPCYSGAWHLFNYYGAAVTPVAVDRQGICTDKLPECNTQLCYVTPAHQYPLGYTLSLARREALLSWALRVGAYIIEDDYDAVFTYSDNPLPALKAMDYHDRVIYTGTFSKTLGPGVRLGYLVCPGALLPALQNMKALSNNGSQWLLQQFLAELMQNQVFYTHISKLACQYAARQALLRTGLTTLFSEGEIGGASAGLHLSLRIPWSSASVAQLRQRCLRAGIRFDTLMEIENGSEIAWRKENHETVMLFGFGGLPVQQIRRVLAVLQQERETLKS